In Procambarus clarkii isolate CNS0578487 chromosome 58, FALCON_Pclarkii_2.0, whole genome shotgun sequence, one genomic interval encodes:
- the LOC123768035 gene encoding uncharacterized protein, which yields MLIIIIISSRRPVPRRPKSEQDLRTLVRWIYILLPQLIKSKNSDCVSPQTRHDPINNRITTANTDSSSGTEYFVSQPEPMCLLTPPQPAKPPATASQATRQSKPSHPPQQAKPPATASQATRHSKPSHPPEQAKPPARASQATRQSKPSHPPEQAKPPARASQATRHSKPSHPPQQAKPPATASQATRHSKPSHPPQQAKPTATASQATRHSKPSHPPRQAMPPATASQATRHSKPSHPPQQAKPPATSSQATRHSKPNHPPQQAKPPATASQATRHSKPSHPPQQAKPPATASQATRHSKPSHPPQQAKPPATASQATRHSKPSHPPQQAKPPATASQATRHSKPCHPPQQAKPPATASQDTRHSKPSHPPQQAKPPATASQATRHSKPSHPPQLRLCVINSHTSPGSYHQPLL from the coding sequence atgttaataataataataatttcaagTCGGCGGCCAGTACCACGCAGACCTAAATCAGAGCAGGACCTCAGGACCCTGGTGCGCTGGATATATATTCTATTACCACAACTAATAAAGTCCAAGAATTCAGACTGTGTGTCTCCTCAGACCAGACACGATCCAATCAACAACCGAATAACAACTGCAAATACTGACAGCAGCAGTGGGACTGAGTATTTTGTTTCACAGCCGGAACCCATGTGTCTACTCACGCCGCCACAGCCAGCCAAGCCACCCGCCACAGCAAGCCAAGCCACCCGCCAGAGCAAGCCAAGCCACCCGCCACAGCAAGCCAAGCCACCCGCCACAGCAAGCCAAGCCACCCGCCACAGCAAGCCAAGCCACCCGCCAGAGCAAGCCAAGCCACCCGCCAGAGCAAGCCAAGCCACCCGCCAGAGCAAGCCAAGCCACCCGCCAGAGCAAGCCAAGCCACCCGCCAGAGCAAGCCAAGCCACCCGCCACAGCAAGCCAAGCCACCCGCCACAGCAAGCCAAGCCACCCGCCACAGCAAGCCAAGCCACCCGCCACAGCAAGCCAAGCCACCCGCCACAGCAAGCCAAGCCAACCGCCACAGCAAGCCAAGCCACCCGCCACAGCAAGCCAAGCCACCCGCCACGGCAAGCCATGCCACCCGCCACAGCAAGCCAAGCCACCCGCCACAGCAAGCCAAGCCACCCGCCACAGCAAGCCAAGCCACCCGCCACATCAAGCCAAGCCACCCGCCACAGCAAGCCAAACCACCCGCCACAGCAAGCCAAGCCACCCGCCACAGCAAGCCAAGCCACCCGCCACAGCAAGCCAAGCCACCCGCCACAGCAAGCCAAGCCACCCGCCACAGCAAGCCAAGCCACCCGCCACAGCAAGCCAAGCCACCCGCCACAGCAAGCCAAGCCACCCGCCACAGCAAGCCAAGCCACCCGCCACAGCAAGCCAAGCCACCCGCCACAGCAAGCCAAGCCACCCGCCACAGCAAGCCAAGCCACCCGCCACAGCAAGCCATGCCACCCGCCACAGCAAGCCAAGCCACCCGCCACAGCAAGCCAAGACACCCGCCACAGCAAGCCAAGCCACCCGCCACAGCAAGCcaagccacctgccacagcaAGCCAAGCCACCCGCCATAGCAAGCCAAGCCACCCGCCACAGCTACGCTTGTGTGTCATCAATAGTCATACCAGTCCAGGGTCCTATCATCAACCACTGCTTTAG